ctgcttttcctcatcTTACTTTATAGTAACCTAAATATCTAAAAATTTGTTTgaactgttggtctgacaaaacaagacattttgaaaacatcaccttgggctttgggaaattggaATGGGCActattcactgttttctgatattttatagatcaaataattaatcagtaatgaaaaataattgattCTCGCAGCCTTAATTGCaacatttcaagaaaaataacCTCTTATTCTAAGTTGCAGTCTGTAACAATTTTACTACAGACAACCTGGGACATATtcacaaataatcacatttctACCATGGTACAGTTCTTACTTACTGCTAACTTTCTGAATCTTTCTCACAACTGAGTGTGGGGGTTTTCAAATGAATAGGCTcatgatggctgaattccattgACATCTATAGCTCAACCACTTTACCTGTTAACAGATGAAAAGTAAAGCTTCTATATTAacacatttgttattttctagGCAATCTGAAGACACTGCTCTGCTTATTCTCAAAGAAATCTACACCACCATGGGAATCCATCCAGAACAGATAGCACATTAATGCAATGAAGTACCGGAGATGGAAATAAGCCCGTCTGAAACTTTCCCATTTGGTTTATTTCATGCCTGGATTTTGATTatgctttttctattttttttttttcctcttattttctATTCTTGTAGTTTATTGTATACAGATGAATAATACAATTGTATTATGCCATTTGTCTTAAATTAAGAAACATACGAATGAGTTAGATTCAAAGACACTTGACAAGTTTGatattacattttatagtaTAAATTATAGAACTGGTCAGGTTTACTGAAAATGTATCATTAAATCAAATGCCAACAGCAGAAATGACATAGCAGCAGTTAATGCAGCCTTCtgtaagttttatttcatggccgaaatgtcaaaataaatcatttcctTCCACAAGTTCATTCGGTTTGAATTATTGTGCACTGCTGAGAGGAAGACATTTCTCCTGCAGGGAAAGGAGACTTTAAGACTATCTACAAAAAGCTgtaatatttgcaaaaacattgattaaaaataattactgtaCAGGATGAGATGAGAGAATAACCTGCTTTCtttgtgagaaaaataaagcactTCTTGCCTGCTCTAGCTAAGCTCTTGACAACTGTGCTCATTAACATTACACCTCTAACCTCTGTGACCGAACTCTTCAGCTGTAACATCCTCCCTCATTATGAAGTGGAATAAAATGAACAAGCCTACGGCCGTCGACACAGCTTCCAACATTTTCAGAGCGATCTCCTAAACATTGCATGTCACTTAAAAAGCATGTAGGCACGTACGACAGAAGTTTTCAAGTCACGTGtatgaaacaaatgaattagAAAAGTATTTACAAGAGTGGCTGTAACATTCAATCTCATTCCAGTACTAGGAATCATAGTGCTGTGAGAGATTCTCACTGGGCATAAATGAGAGGTCTTTGTTATTTGGACAATAATACTGGTTAACAGAGTCCTGATATCAAAGCGCTGCATGGTATGAGCAGATCTTTGCTCTATTATATCAACATGCTTCTTTGTTAAACTGATCATTTGGAAACTGTCATCAGCAAAGTAAGTAATAGTGACTttcacatgaaacacacacacaaaaaaacaagggtCCCTTTTTATCACATTGCCAGTCTGAAAACAACCTATTTTATAACATAACAGTATGGCTCCATAAACAACAGCTAATATACCGTATAAAGTGAAAGATTGTTTTGATCTAGAGACACAGTTGAGAATCAGTAGAAATTTACTGCTTCTTGTGGGGTAAACTAACATATCTTTAACTTCCATTTTGAGAAAGTGCAATTTCTTACCGTTCCTTTTTTCAACAGTAAATCTGTAGTTTTATAATTAAGACTTTACTATctgtaaaccttttttttccccaatcaaAAAGCCACTCTAAACATTGGCAGCTTATGGCATTCGATCTTGTTTGACACCTTTTTGGAAAGCACACATCAtctgaaaaagctgaaatgcTTTGGCTGACATCACAGTCAGCAGTGACAGGTagctcagcagcagagaaggtGGACATTTAAGTCAGGTGCTATGTTTGAAGCAGGTAGGATGGCTTAATGAGAAGTTTAAGTATTACTTCCCAGTTTATGAATTAATAACTGCATGctcattgaaatgaatgcaaTATGTAAAATACAATGTCAACCTAAGTCCAACAGATACATTACTTGTTCTACATGGGTAAGTTTTCCTTCAGCAGGTCAAATGTTACTAATTGGATCATGTACTTGGGTTTGATACTGCTGTAGCTCTTTAATGAGAGCTGTACCATTTTGTGAAGTTTAACAATGACCaatgttcatttttgtacaTTCATTTGTCTACAGAAGTGCGGTGAAATGCAGAAGGATCCATGTAAACATGTCTTTGTTGTAATGCGTTAGTATTGTCAGCACCTCAGTCTTAACGTTGGAATGACGTTGCTCAGTCCTCCGTTTTGCTCTGAGTCTTGAAGGCCTGTTTGCGTAGGTGAGCCTCGATCTCCTCGCGGAAAACCAGCATGCCCAGGTGAGAGTGGGAGGCCTCGTTCATGGCTTTGGACTGGATGCACATGCGGTACTGCTCGGGCGTCAGCTCGTCCGCACACTGCTTCTCGTGCCACAGGTGGAAAAGACCAGACACTGGAGTCCGGATCACTATCAGGTCGCTCCGAAGATACTTCCTGTACAAGTGGACATCTTCCACCCCCCAGCCTTTCACTTCCAGATCAAACCCTCCTGGAGGAATAAAAATCCATTTACAAGATGTTAAATGAAACGTAAAAGCTGTTTGTGATTCTACTGCTGAATATAATTGGAACAAATGACCTGTGCTTACCAATATTTAGGAAATCTGAGCGATACTGACACGTCATTCCAAACCCAAAATCTCTCCAGAATCCAGCATCCTTTTTGTGAATCTATATGAAAACAGATGATCACTTACGATATACAAGTAAACAGCAAACTTTTGGCTGAATTGGCTTTTTTgcttatgtaaataaaaatgacagaattaaaACAGCCTTCTACACATAGTAATCAGGGCTAAATATGAACTTTCCCAGTCCTTACCAGTTGGAGTTCAATGGGTGGAGCCAGCTCCAAATTTCCATAGACTATGGCAGGATTGTACAGACTGAACACCACTGGATAGAAGACTTTCTTGTCTGTAACACAGTAATAACCAAATTGCAGTACATTTAGCCACACCCAGCATTAAAACTAAACTTAAAAAAGACTATAGAGGTAATAAATCTGAGAAACAACATGATAAAAACCTACTCGGAGCAGCGTGGAGGCGACAGGTGTTCAGAAACTCCAGTGTAAAATGGATGTCAAcgtcacaaaaaaacattaagacgTCGCCTTTCTTCCAGGCGTGGGCTCCGATATCCAGACCCCGACCTCGTGAGAACTCCTCATCCACTGGGATCAGAGTGTAATTGGAGAAGCTCTCCTCCctgacaaatttaaattctcATGACATATTATGCATAAAAAAAAGCAGCTCAAGCACATCAAAAGCTCTTTCTCAGTGAGGGGACAAACCTTGACATTTTTTCCAGAGATGACTTTGCCTCCTGTAAGCCTTCCCGCCCAAAGTAAACCACCGTGAGATGTACTCGCCTGTCCTGCTGTATGCACACCTCCCTGAAAACGTTCACATATATTAGgcattttttaaaccaattaCAAGAACGTAGGATTGCATCTTTGTTCACaacaatgatgaaaaacagGCCAACATGTCGACAACAGAGTCTGCTGGATCGTGTCTTGCGGACAGGGACAGTTTCTGCTTCCTTCTCACCTGAAGTTGTGTAAGAACTGTGAGAAAGTTTCTACTCTGCCCGCCAGCGGCACAATGATGTTAATTATCATTCCTGATGTTTCTACAGATGTGCTCCTGACTTTCATTAAGGGACCGAAAGGCCTGAAGAGCGTGACATGGCGGAAGCTGCTGGATTCCTCTTTGGCAAAGAAGAGCTCGTAAAGTGTCCCTTTGTCCCGCTCTGTCCTGTATAGTCCTGCCaaataaaagaatatgaaaaacaaTGCTACACTGAGGAGACACATGAGCTAGAGTCATTATTCATTACAGTGTAGTCAGGTAGTGTGGGTCTTACCCTCAGTAAAGTGACCCTCTGTGTAGGTTTGTCTCTGCAACGGCATATCATCCTCCACTCCGTCCTCCTCATCAGGGTTGTTGATAATGTCCAGCGCGGCCTCGACAACCTCCATCAACTCGTCCCTGCGGTCTTTGCGGACAGGTTTCTCCTCTGGATGCCGTGTCAGCCCCATCTCCAGCTGATACACCTTGGAGGAAGTGAAACTCTCAAAGGGCACCAGGGCGTACTCGCTGGGCAGGCGTGCCCCTGTGTTGACCTCAGCCTTGTCAATCTGAGAGTGCAGGTACTCCAGCAGATCTCCCGGCTCTTGGTCTTTCGTCTCTGTCAGGCCCTGCACCCCGGGGAGCTCCTTCCTGTCCTGCAGGAGCTTCAGCTTTTCACTCAtttcctgcagctcctgcttGAGCTGAGCGATCTGGCGCTTGAGACTGGCAGCGCGGTTCAGGTGGcgctcctcctgctcctgcagcAGGGCCTGGTAATACTCCTTCCCGTAGGTCTCTCCTGCTAGGCCGGGCAGGACCAGGCTGACGTCTGCTGGAGGCGTGCACTCCAGCAGGTATgcgaacagcagcagcaccagcagcaggaaGAGCCCCAGGAAGAGCCAGCGGACCCGGCCCTGGAGCGGCAACCCCCGCCTGGGCATCACGCTCACATACAAGCTATAGCTGACAAGTCTGCATTCCCTTTCCCCTCTGACCACATTACCTACAATATGCTTCTGCACATCACCTCAGAGATTTGGGAGGCCGTTTATGTCATTTTACTGTGAAAGTTTTGGCTCTTGGCTCCAATGAATCAGTGTCTTCATACATTGGTCCTGTGTAGATCTATGCAATGATcacctggggaaaaaaaatcacagaaatccacaataagacaaaaaatattttaccatACAGGGACCTACATTAAGTCTCAGTTAACTGTTCTAGCCCAGATTATAACACTGGGGATCATCAGATAATCTGACAATACcttgaaaacacaacactgtgtTACCATTCAGTCAATCTCAGTAAACCAACCCACCTGGCAATGACAATCAAATtccatcaataaataaatcctcAACGTGTTCAAGAAGTGGCCAACCTCTACggagattttacattttagccaTGCAATTcaagagaggcagaggaattACCCACACCTGGACTGTCCTCGCTAGCACACGGCGACTAGCTCTCAGCTAAACAACAGTGGTGGGCAAGCTCAACCTCCAGCAAGCCGCTAAAGGTCGACGTCCGGGTAAACAGTCTTCTCTACAAAATAAGAGCGTCAGACTCTCAGGAAATGCTACTTCAGAATCTGTAAAACGCCAGGGGGCATCCGGTAGAGCAATGTAATCTGAggacaaaatatattaaaaaacaaccacagtATTCAAGGTTGTTTTCTCGAGgatattattatttacagatgttttctgaatggcttcttcagttctgatgCCAGGCAGGAAATCCTCAGTATCTGGCCTTGTGGAGCGTTTACACCTCAGCTCATCCACCACATGCCATGCACAATTGTTTCTTGAGGGTCACACAAATCCTACAGCTCCAGCGCCCAGCACACAAAGTAGCATTCTCCTAAGTGTCAAGGTGTTACCCGGTCAAATAAACCGGAATCAGTAGCAAAACTTGGCCTTTAGGAAATGCTTGTAGGGCGCTTTTTTTATGCCGAACTTCACAGAGCCCCTTCACAGCTTGAAAAAAGGAAGTCAAATGTTGCAAGGTTTCCATATTTCTCCCAAAGTTCAGCCACgccaacagagaaaaatgttaagCTTGAAGAGTGTGAAATTTAGCAGAATTAAAGAAATGAGAGGACCAGAGCACAACATGTATCGAGTCTGTGCCACGTTGAATTTGATGATCGTACTGCACTAGATGGGAGGATTTCTGCTTCGTAATGTCAGTAACTTTTAAGTATCTCTGCGGCTCGGTCCCTCTTAAGCCAGACCAAATCACTCACCCTCAGATGCAAAGAAAAATTCACAAGAAACTCCCGCCTGTCATAACTTCCACATAAGACAATGCTGCACAGACTACGCCCTACATTTATTTCAGCTCTGGCATCTCTCTAGCTGTCAAGGCCAAGGATGAAGATTAATGCAGTGCTGGTTGAAACCTACAGTGAACTTCCACAGTGAACCCATCATCTTGGTATGAATGTATCCTCTGTCTGATGGCAGTAAACTCAAGACTACACCCCAAGAGGGACTCGTCAATTCCGGTGAATCCCTCCgtcatttaatgaaaatgatcagatCTGGTTTGTCATGAGGTTGATTGATTGAGACCATCTCAGACCGGCTTGTCGCCTTGTTTATCATGTTAAGTGCAGCTACACACAGTGAGGTTTATATTTAGCATGCATGGCGTGGCACACACA
This region of Xiphias gladius isolate SHS-SW01 ecotype Sanya breed wild chromosome 11, ASM1685928v1, whole genome shotgun sequence genomic DNA includes:
- the csgalnact2 gene encoding chondroitin sulfate N-acetylgalactosaminyltransferase 2 encodes the protein MPRRGLPLQGRVRWLFLGLFLLLVLLLFAYLLECTPPADVSLVLPGLAGETYGKEYYQALLQEQEERHLNRAASLKRQIAQLKQELQEMSEKLKLLQDRKELPGVQGLTETKDQEPGDLLEYLHSQIDKAEVNTGARLPSEYALVPFESFTSSKVYQLEMGLTRHPEEKPVRKDRRDELMEVVEAALDIINNPDEEDGVEDDMPLQRQTYTEGHFTEGLYRTERDKGTLYELFFAKEESSSFRHVTLFRPFGPLMKVRSTSVETSGMIINIIVPLAGRVETFSQFLHNFREVCIQQDRRVHLTVVYFGREGLQEAKSSLEKMSREESFSNYTLIPVDEEFSRGRGLDIGAHAWKKGDVLMFFCDVDIHFTLEFLNTCRLHAAPNKKVFYPVVFSLYNPAIVYGNLELAPPIELQLIHKKDAGFWRDFGFGMTCQYRSDFLNIGGFDLEVKGWGVEDVHLYRKYLRSDLIVIRTPVSGLFHLWHEKQCADELTPEQYRMCIQSKAMNEASHSHLGMLVFREEIEAHLRKQAFKTQSKTED